Proteins co-encoded in one Xyrauchen texanus isolate HMW12.3.18 chromosome 19, RBS_HiC_50CHRs, whole genome shotgun sequence genomic window:
- the fhdc2 gene encoding inverted formin-2, whose protein sequence is MEVRLMAATPVPPPPPIPPPPPPPPPPAPACSLTSVDSSRKHRLRNINWERIPKERVEGRKSVWSGSLNEDDDFRIDLNSLDELFGQKEAGKPDRTNSFRRGLMRCRSPLETSVNKVTLLDSKRSMNVGIFLRQLKIAAKEIMEDVRQGAGERYGAEKLTELCKLLPDNEEEARLKKFSGDRSLLAEPDLFMLLLVELPSFRMRLDAMILQQEFDPAVTSLCEAARCLGEAARELLSCPELHSILRLVLKAGNYMNAGGYAGNAAGFRISSLLKLADTKANKPSMNLLHFVAMEAVKKDKDLLMFPKRLSHVGPASRLSEESVAEDLSRLRSRVAKLRIRAQADTEIEQQTRTFLEVAEVRLKEATGEVEILQNTSKALMDFFCEDENSFKLEEACRIFQCFCQRFQRAMLENKERELQEQRRVARERENVEKRRSLALSTGLEVEKRRSLALCTSLEEECKSDDLDHALQRSLSYTGTRRSLRRHSQYILYSEERNMKSDQQHFNSESESLHALSPEGFCKASELRRHLLCKSDAEQTEQGINIELKEGQCLFGTDSTCGLQRGAMATPNGMKSHSMLNTRTIPSDSTFVALGETSITSHQEGVANVSQLTGLSSNIVLKVEKQVQEACERLTQIATEASEDAEKQDCENGKETPSERGVTSQTDAETTTSLLGETLLNASCPVDASPPLTHEPEPASPDRSHVYPRVGETLECHTLVRGLRSYESLSPSVVRPATNHCSKWKKEREAEERDGASSPHAKENSRTITTPTRGPTKRGLVPRGGPSNSNGIPRVRTKAEPTPADGLSASHVSRPSPIRSTSVRSSLITRFNAVQNELKQSVSARQKADAQSYIKQKHNANETVNQDKDKSREPFVRGSPLRVSKRLAPNSDSQTAHAIHSPTAATTAKTIRTAIISAAKAKTAKSPESAFTKSLGSRIPGPKFPRPAAQPMWR, encoded by the exons ATGGAAGTGAGATTAATGGCCGCCACCCCCgtcccaccaccaccaccaatccCTCCTCCGCCGCCGCCACCACCCCCTCCTGCCCCAGCCTGCAGCTTGACCAGCGTGGACTCCAGCCGCAAACACAGGCTTCGCAACATCAACTGGGAGCGGATACCCAAAGAGCGTGTGGAGGGCCGTAAGAGTGTGTGGAGTGGGTCCCTGAATGAGGACGATGACTTCCGTATCGACTTGAACTCTCTAGATGAGCTCTTTGGACAGAAAGAAGCCGGCAAGCCAGACAGGACCAACAGCTTTCGGCGAGGTTTGATGCGCTGCAGATCTCCCCTAGAAACTAGCGTTAACAAA GTTACACTGCTGGACTCAAAACGCAGCATGAATGTTGGAATATTTCTACGGCAGttgaaaat TGCGGCCAAGGAGATCATGGAGGATGTGAGGCAGGGGGCCGGAGAGCGGTATGGAGCCGAGAAACTGACAGAACTTTGCAAGCTGCTGCCTGATAACGAAGAG GAGGCTAGGTTAAAAAAGTTCAGTGGTGACCGTAGTTTACTGGCAGAACCAGATCTATTCATGCTGTTGCTGGTGGAGTTACCAAG CTTTCGCATGCGTCTGGATGCCATGATCCTCCAGCAGGAGTTTGACCCTGCGGTGACCTCTCTCTGTGAGGCGGCCAGATGTCTGGGGGAGGCAGCTCGAG AGTTGCTGAGCTGCCCTGAGCTTCACTCCATCCTGCGTCTGGTGCTCAAGGCGGGAAACTATATGAATGCT GGAGGTTATGCTGGGAATGCTGCTGGATTCAGGATTTCATCTTTACTCAAACTGGCCGACACCAAAGCCAACAAACCAAGCATGAACCTCCTGCATTTTGTTGCCATG GAGGCTGTGAAGAAGGATAAAGACTTGCTGATGTTTCCCAAACGCTTGAGTCACGTCGGTCCAGCTTCAAG gTTATCAGAAGAGTCTGTGGCAGAGGATCTATCACGATTGCGGAGTAGAGTCGCCAAACTCCGAATCAGAGCTCAGGCCGACACTGAAATCGAGCAACAGACGAGAACCTTTCTGGAG GTGGCAGAGGTGAGGCTGAAGGAAGCTACGGGTGAGGTGGAAATCTTACAAAACACTAGTAAAGCCCTCATGGATTTCTTCTGTGAAGATGAGAATTCCTTCAAACTAGAGGAGGCCTGTCGTATCTTCCAGTGCTTCTGCCAGCGATTCCAAAGAGCCATGCTG GAGAATAAAGAACGGGAGCTACAGGAGCAGCGGCGTGTGGCACGCGAGCGTGAGAATGTGGAAAAGCGTCGTTCCCTTGCCCTGAGCACCGGCCTGGAAGTGGAAAAGCGTCGTTCCCTGGCCCTGTGCACCAGTTTGGAAGAGGAGTGCAAATCGGACGACCTGGATCACGCTCTACAGAGAAGCTTAAGTTACACTGGGACCCGTCGCAGTCTCCGCAGACACTCCCAGTACATCCTCTACTCTGAGGAGAGAAATATGAAATCTGACCAGCAGCATTTCAACTCGGAGAGTGAAAGCCTTCATGCTCTTAGTCCTGAAGGATTTTGTAAAGCTTCAGAGCTAAGGAGACATTTATTATGCAAGAGTGATGCTGAACAAACTGAACAAGGAATAAACATAGAACTAAAAGAAGGTCAGTGTTTGTTCGGCACAGATTCAACGTGTGGCCTTCAGCGAGGTGCAATGGCTACACCAAACGGTATGAAAAGCCATTCTATGTTGAATACAAGGACAATCCCCAGTGATAGCACTTTTGTTGCTTTAGGAGAAACAAGTATCACGTCACATCAGGAGGGGGTAGCGAATGTCTCGCAGCTCACAGGACTATCCTCTAACATTGTTTTGAAAGTTGAGAAACAAGTTCAAGAAGCCTGTGAAAGGCTGACGCAGATAGCAACAGAGGCTTCGGAGGACGCTGAGAAGCAGGATTGTGAGAACGGCAAAGAGACTCCATCTGAAAGAGGAGTAACGTCACAGACAGATGCTGAAACCACCACAAGTCTGTTGGGAGAGACTTTGTTGAACGCCTCTTGCCCTGTTGACGCTAGTCCTCCACTTACCCACGAACCTGAGCCCGCTAGTCCAGATAGAAGCCATGTTTACCCACGAGTTGGCGAGACACTTGAGTGCCACACCCTAGTAAGGGGCCTCCGCTCATATGAGAGCCTTTCGCCTTCTGTAGTGCGCCCTGCAACTAATCACTGCTCTAAATGGAAAAAAGAGCGAGAAGCTGAGGAGAGGGATGGTGCTAGCTCACCACATGCTAAGGAGAATTCGCGTACGATAACAACGCCCACTCGAGGACCAACTAAAAGAGGACTTGTACCTCGCGGAGGGCCTTCGAATAGTAATGGCATTCCAAGGGTGCGCACTAAGGCGGAGCCAACTCCTGCCGATGGTTTGTCAGCTAGTCACGTATCGCGTCCTTCCCCTATTCGTTCCACGTCTGTACGCTCATCGCTAATCACACGATTCAACGCCGTCCAAAACGAACTCAAACAAAGCGTCAGTGCACGACAGAAGGCAGATGCCCAGTCTTACATTAAACAAAAGCATAACGCCAATGAGACTGTGAACCAGGACAAGGACAAAAGTCGCGAGCCGTTTGTTCGTGGCTCGCCATTACGCGTGTCCAAACGGCTGGCGCCCAATTCGGACTCCCAGACGGCCCACGCTATACATAGTCCAACCGCTGCTACTACCGCAAAGACAATTCGCACGGCCATAATCAGTGCAGCCAAAGCCAAGACCGCTAAGAGCCCAGAGTCTGCCTTCACCAAGAGCCTGGGTTCCCGAATCCCAGGCCCTAAATTTCCCAGACCTGCTGCCCAACCCATGTGGAGATAA